Proteins from a genomic interval of Aquabacterium sp. J223:
- the lpxA gene encoding acyl-ACP--UDP-N-acetylglucosamine O-acyltransferase, whose product MARDIHPTAIVDPAAELDEGVVIGPYAVIGPDVRIGAGTRVGPHAVIEGRTTIGRDNRIFQFASLGAMPQDMAHRGEPTALVIGDRNTIREFCTFNTGTLKEEGVTRVGSDNWIMAYVHIAHDVRLGDHTVLANNATLAGHVHVGDWATIGGLTGVHQFVHIGAHAMVGFQGHVAQDVAPFMTVDGNPLAVRSVNLVGLKRRGFSAERIAVVRQVHKLIFRSGLTLEQAMAQVQALKGEQGGVADGDVQTVLDFVAGATRGLVR is encoded by the coding sequence ATGGCCCGCGACATCCACCCCACCGCCATCGTCGACCCGGCGGCCGAGCTGGACGAGGGCGTCGTCATCGGCCCCTATGCGGTGATCGGCCCCGACGTGCGCATCGGCGCCGGCACCCGCGTCGGCCCGCATGCCGTCATCGAGGGCCGCACCACCATCGGCCGCGACAACCGCATCTTCCAGTTCGCCTCGCTGGGCGCCATGCCGCAGGACATGGCGCACCGGGGCGAGCCCACCGCGCTGGTCATCGGCGATCGCAACACCATCCGCGAGTTCTGCACCTTCAACACCGGCACGTTGAAGGAAGAGGGCGTGACCCGCGTCGGCAGCGACAACTGGATCATGGCCTACGTGCACATCGCCCACGACGTGCGGCTGGGCGACCACACGGTGCTGGCCAACAACGCCACGCTCGCCGGCCATGTGCACGTCGGCGACTGGGCCACCATCGGCGGCCTGACGGGCGTGCACCAGTTCGTTCACATCGGCGCGCACGCGATGGTCGGTTTCCAGGGCCACGTGGCGCAGGACGTGGCGCCGTTCATGACCGTGGACGGCAACCCGCTGGCGGTGCGGTCGGTCAACCTGGTGGGTTTGAAGCGCCGCGGCTTCAGCGCCGAGCGCATCGCCGTCGTCCGCCAGGTGCACAAGCTGATCTTCCGCAGCGGGCTGACGCTGGAGCAGGCCATGGCCCAGGTGCAGGCGCTGAAGGGGGAGCAGGGCGGCGTGGCCGACGGCGACGTGCAGACGGTGCTCGACTTCGTGGCCGGCGCCACCCGCGGCCTGGTCCGCTGA
- a CDS encoding TrmH family RNA methyltransferase → MTGQPLDIRSRDNPLVVALKKLAQDSAGYRRQQAVWLEGDHLLAAALQRGVEPDTAVITESAWEQRPDLRALARRCGRVVRLPEALMAAISGLPSPPPIGARLALPAAVRIDPAAATVVLDRLQDAGNVGSILRSAAAFGVGQVLALKGTAALWSPKVLRAGMGAHFGLRLVEGLSVDDLAALQVPLVATSSHAGAALGSVPLPRPCAWVLGHEGQGVQPGVTARCALTLRIPQPGGEESLNVAAAAAVCLYESSLSR, encoded by the coding sequence ATGACCGGCCAGCCGCTCGACATCCGGTCGCGCGACAACCCGCTGGTCGTCGCCTTGAAGAAGCTGGCGCAGGACTCGGCGGGCTACCGCAGGCAGCAGGCGGTGTGGCTGGAGGGTGACCACCTGCTGGCCGCCGCGCTGCAGCGCGGTGTGGAGCCCGACACCGCCGTCATCACCGAGTCGGCCTGGGAACAACGGCCCGACCTGCGAGCGCTGGCCCGGCGCTGCGGCCGGGTGGTGCGCCTGCCCGAGGCGCTGATGGCCGCCATCAGCGGCCTGCCGTCCCCGCCCCCGATCGGCGCCCGGCTGGCGCTGCCCGCCGCCGTGCGGATCGACCCGGCGGCCGCCACCGTCGTGCTCGACCGCCTGCAGGACGCCGGCAACGTCGGCAGCATCCTGCGCAGTGCCGCCGCCTTCGGCGTCGGCCAGGTGCTGGCGCTGAAGGGCACGGCCGCGCTGTGGTCGCCCAAGGTGCTGCGGGCCGGCATGGGCGCCCACTTCGGCCTGCGGCTGGTGGAGGGCCTGTCGGTGGACGACCTGGCGGCGCTGCAGGTGCCGCTGGTGGCCACCAGCTCGCACGCCGGCGCCGCGCTGGGTTCGGTCCCGCTGCCCAGGCCCTGTGCCTGGGTGCTGGGCCACGAGGGGCAGGGCGTTCAACCCGGCGTGACGGCCCGTTGCGCGCTGACCCTGCGCATCCCGCAGCCGGGCGGCGAGGAGTCGCTGAACGTCGCCGCCGCGGCGGCGGTGTGCCTGTACGAAAGCAGCCTCAGTAGATGA
- the rnhB gene encoding ribonuclease HII has product MPSRRSSAASRQLGLDWAPPGLVAGVDEAGRGPLAGPVVAAAVILDPARRIRGLADSKVLSPSRRDALHDEIRDKALCCAVGEASVEEIDRLNILQATLLAMRRAVLGLRLLPARVLVDGNQLPVLPMACEAVVGGDATVKAISAASILAKVHRDRLLLQIDAMHPHYGFAQHKGYGTPEHLLALRTHGACAHHRRSFAPVREVLPRPEAE; this is encoded by the coding sequence ATGCCATCGCGCAGGTCCTCGGCCGCTAGCCGCCAGCTCGGGCTGGACTGGGCGCCGCCCGGTCTGGTGGCCGGTGTCGACGAGGCCGGTCGCGGCCCGCTGGCCGGTCCGGTGGTGGCGGCCGCGGTCATCCTCGACCCGGCGCGCCGCATCCGCGGGCTGGCCGACTCCAAGGTGTTGAGCCCGTCCCGCCGCGACGCGCTGCACGACGAGATCCGCGACAAGGCGCTGTGCTGCGCGGTGGGCGAGGCCAGCGTGGAGGAGATCGACCGGCTGAACATCCTGCAGGCCACGCTGCTGGCGATGCGCCGCGCGGTGCTGGGCCTGCGCCTGCTGCCGGCGCGGGTGCTGGTCGACGGCAACCAGCTGCCGGTGCTGCCGATGGCCTGCGAGGCCGTGGTCGGCGGCGACGCCACCGTCAAGGCCATCTCGGCCGCCAGCATCCTGGCCAAGGTGCACCGCGACCGGCTGCTGCTGCAGATCGACGCGATGCACCCGCACTACGGGTTCGCGCAGCACAAGGGCTACGGCACGCCGGAGCACCTGCTCGCGCTGCGCACGCACGGCGCCTGCGCGCACCACCGGCGCAGCTTTGCGCCGGTGCGCGAGGTGCTGCCGAGGCCCGAGGCGGAATGA
- the lpxB gene encoding lipid-A-disaccharide synthase codes for MRLAMVAGETSGDLLAGLLLGGLKARWPEAVTHGIGGPRMAAHGFDAWWPYQHLAVRGYVEVLRHYRGISRIREQLAERLLRERPDAFIGVDAPDFNLGLETRLRAAGLKTVHFVCPSIWAWRGKRVTRLQAAADLVLCLFPFEPDLLARHGVNARYVGHPLADAIPVQRPLGPARAALGLGDDATVVALLPGSRRSEIEAIAPVFLQAAAELQRRRPALQVVLPVVPGLRALVEPLQARWAPAVRLLDGQSHEALAACDVALVASGTATLEAALFKRPMVIGYRMNPLTWALMKRMAYQPWFGLPNILCRDFVVPELIQERMTPARLADEALAWLDDAPRAAAVEHRFTELHHTLRRDTARQATDAIAQVLGR; via the coding sequence ATGCGCCTGGCGATGGTGGCCGGTGAAACGTCGGGCGACCTGCTGGCCGGCCTGCTGCTCGGCGGCCTGAAGGCGCGCTGGCCCGAGGCGGTCACGCACGGCATCGGCGGCCCGCGCATGGCCGCGCACGGTTTCGACGCCTGGTGGCCCTACCAGCACCTGGCAGTGCGCGGCTACGTGGAGGTGCTGCGCCACTACCGCGGCATCTCGCGCATCCGCGAACAACTGGCCGAACGGCTGCTGCGCGAGCGGCCGGACGCCTTCATCGGCGTCGACGCACCGGACTTCAACCTCGGCCTGGAGACCCGGCTGCGCGCGGCCGGCCTGAAGACGGTGCACTTCGTCTGCCCGTCGATCTGGGCCTGGCGCGGCAAGCGGGTGACGCGTCTGCAGGCGGCGGCCGACCTGGTGCTGTGCCTGTTCCCGTTCGAGCCCGACCTGCTGGCCCGGCACGGCGTCAACGCCCGCTACGTCGGCCACCCCCTGGCCGACGCCATCCCGGTTCAGCGGCCGCTGGGTCCGGCCCGGGCCGCGCTGGGGCTCGGCGACGACGCCACCGTGGTGGCGCTGCTGCCCGGCAGCCGGCGCTCCGAGATCGAGGCCATCGCCCCGGTGTTCCTGCAGGCGGCGGCCGAGCTGCAGCGGCGGCGGCCGGCGCTGCAGGTGGTGCTGCCGGTGGTGCCCGGGCTGCGCGCGCTGGTCGAGCCGCTGCAGGCTCGCTGGGCCCCGGCGGTGCGGCTCCTCGACGGCCAGTCGCACGAGGCGCTGGCCGCCTGCGACGTGGCGCTGGTGGCCAGCGGCACCGCCACGCTCGAGGCGGCCCTCTTCAAGCGGCCGATGGTCATCGGCTACCGCATGAACCCGCTGACCTGGGCGTTGATGAAGCGCATGGCCTACCAGCCGTGGTTCGGCCTGCCGAACATCCTGTGCCGGGACTTCGTCGTGCCCGAGCTGATCCAGGAGCGCATGACCCCCGCCCGCCTGGCCGACGAGGCGCTGGCCTGGCTGGACGACGCGCCGCGCGCGGCGGCGGTCGAGCACCGCTTCACCGAGCTCCACCACACGCTGCGGCGCGACACCGCGCGGCAGGCCACCGATGCCATCGCGCAGGTCCTCGGCCGCTAG